The stretch of DNA GGATTCAATCGAAGCTTTCACTTCAGAACCCTGAATGCTTTAAATATTCTCAGTTATCTGTCTTTCTGATTGTTCACCTTTATATTGGTACTGCTGACAATAGATTTTACAATGCTTAAATTGGTATTTTATACGAACACCAATACTAAAATTGTGGATGGTTTTTTCTGATGTTCAGGCACGAAAAGTATGTAAACCAGTACCGTGCAATGTTTGTGTGCAACTGCAAGGTCAAGACTGATCAGATTCTAcgggaggggaaaggaaaaaggaagaatcgGAAAGTAACGGCTGTTGATTCTGCTACACCAGAAGTTGCAAACAAGGGGCCAGTTTATCACCCTGTTTGTTGTGAGATCTGCTCAACTGAGGTTGGAGTGTTTGATGAAGATGAAGTTTACCACTTCTTTAATGTCATTCCTAGTAACTCATGAACCTTCTGATGTTGTGAGAATAGTTCTCGTAGTGCTGTTTTTTGTCGATCCAGAGCTGATGTGGTAGTATGTGAATTATTTTTTCTTTTCATGATATCAAGACAAAGTTAAACCTGCCGTCCTTCATGGAAATTATATTCTGGCATCATGGATTTGGATTATCTGAAATGACAGACTTTTCAGAGGGGAAGAACCATCCTTGCAAAAATGGAAGCAAATTGATAAACATGAATTGGACATTGTAGCTTATAGGCTTGAAAAGCAACATGTTACTATCTTCAAGTCATGGCTTAGAGGGAATGTGTCCTTTCCTTTCAAAGTAGGGAGATGTGTTTCTAGAATGACCTATAACTGTATTCAAACTCGACAAAAATTACAAGTACAATGCTTTAGATTAGAGTAGATCTGAGAAATCACAGAGTAACTCTTGTAACaaagaactactccctccgatccatattatttGTCGCTAGAGAGAGTACAAAGAAATTTTTCAGAAACATCTTCTCCATGATATCAATCTTTGGAATACGAAATACGGCAAAGGCTTTAGGGTCAGTCCTTTTGggtggcttaaaaaataagctgtcTCTTCCCAGCTTAAACATAAATTTCTTGAGACTTTTAAATTAGTTACACCATCACTAGTTTAGAAGCCTTAGTGAATAAGAAAAACGGTTTATGTGAAAAGCTAGAGATTAGATAGCTTTTTTTTTAGtctgccaaaagaactggccctagtaaAGTGAACTACAGCCAAATCGAAACAGCGAAAATGTCACTCATACACCTGCACATACTTCACTACCTTCATATATTTTAGAAATCCTCTTGAGTCGCCCATCCAAAAGGATGAAAAGTCATAATCCTTGAACATACTTAGGTTGGGGATGATCCTCCAGAGATAGATGTTGTCAAACTATAAGATCCTCATCAAAACGCTAAAGAAGGACTCCAAAGTCACAATGAACCACACCAACAACAGCGACAGAAATATCTACCACAAATTCATCAGATCCATATGGAGAAATATATGAGGACATAAACctaacagttttgctaaagcacatctaaacCTAAAATATAATTGGACACATCTAAACCTAACAGTTTATTGTGGGGATTACTCCATTTACATTTTTTGAGGGATTACTTCACCATCCACTTTCATGTACGGTAGTAGCATCCATCCCGCATATCGCGGAAAAAAGGTGGTCTCTCACGACCACGCCACCCTGCCTTGGGCTGTGGACAATCAAGGCAGCCATGTCGAACAAGGTTTTCTTTAAACAAGTGTGGCATGGCGACGGTCCGGTGGCAATCAAGCTTGTGATGTTTCTGCACTCTCCCCTTGGAATCGCACTGCAACACGCAGCGCTCGCCATGGACCAGCACGTCTCCCTCCAGCGACACGACTGCCACGCCGGAGAAGCGGTCGATGTGATCCACCGAGAGTGAGAACTGGAGCTTGCAGAACCAGGCAGGTTGCTCGTAGTTCGGCATGACCCAGAGCTGCACCGTCCTCTCCCCGCGCACGGTCATGGTAAGCATGCCCTCGAGCTCCAGCAGCGCCCGTCCGTCCGCATCTACGTCGGATGGGCTCATCCACCGGAACGTCTCCGAGACGGTGTCGAACACCAGCAGTTGTCTGTCGCTCTGGAAGCTCTGCGGCAGCCAGTGCAGGTTGCCGGAGACGAGGGCCGGCGGCGACTCGCAGGCGGGGCGGATCGTATTCTGATCGGACAGAAAGTCGGGGGAGGCAATGCGCCTCTGGACCACCTTGTGGCCCATGGTGAAGACCCAGTGCTCGGCACGACAGAGCCGGTGGGACAACAGGATATGGAAGTTGCCGGAAGGGCGATGCACGTAGAAGCCGATGACGATGCTGCCGTTTTCGGGGAGGTCGGCCCAGCAGCGCGTGGCAGGATTGTATGCATATATGCTCCATCCGTGGGAGATGAGGAGGACGCCGTCGCAGGAGCCGTGGACGTCGAACGCGCTGGGGTGCCACAGCGTCGCCGGATCGATGTGCCGGAAATTGCGGTCCCGTCGCGGCCGCTTCTCCTCGGACTCGACGGCGTGCTTGTGCTCTTGAGCGACGGCGAAACGGAGCACCGGCTGGGACGCGCGAGCGCGGAGGTCGATGCCTTCGATGCGGACGCGCAAGTACGGCGGGTTCAGTTCCGGGGATGCTAGGCTGTCGTCGCGGTAGAGGCGCAGCAGGGGCATGTGCGGCTGATGTCGGCGGTGGGCGTGGGGAAACCGGTCGTCGTCGATGATGCTGCGCCACAGCTTGCAGATGGCGCGGGAACGAAGGACCGCTCGGGCAGGCAGGCGGGAGATGATCTCGGGGATCAGGTCATCCGGGATGCTGCTACGAGTATCAGGGGATTCTCTGTGATCCGCTATGGCCGACAGGGTCAACAACTCAACACGTCGCAATCACGAACTACAAGGATACGACGCGTCCAACAAGGCCAGAGGCCAGGGTATATAATACTCGCTCGCTCCCGATAAAATTGTGTTAGATTTGTACTCGCTTTCTAAATATTTAAATATTTGTCCTTATAAAGATTTCAACACGTTCGATTTGGGACTCAAACTCGGATGGGCTGGCAGCTACCCCAGCTGCCCAGCCAACGGAGGTACTATCACCCATGCATTATGTTAGCTTGTAATTTATCTTACCATAATGTTGATGTGATTGTATAGATAAATATTATCAAATCATGTTCGTGATTTATCTTATATTTTGTTGagaagtttagtaagtaaattaaaatGAAATTTGTTCAGAAGGTAAATAGATCAAGTTGATTTTCATACGGCGAAGATTGGAGGAAAGAGTGATGGTAAGAAAAATGAAACATGATCTTACACTCTTTTTAGAGTGAATTCCACATTTTATCCCTATATATGCATTTGTGACACTAATTACCCATCGAGTGAAAATTCGTCCAGAATACCCTTTTTAGAAGCTTTCGGCCCTTTTATTCTGATGCATGTCCATTAGGCAAGGTGTAAGGTGACGTCCGGAGTCAAAAATATCTGGATGATGACGATGAATGAAACAAATGGACAAGAGAAGTCTGGACATGATTGTCAATAATGTCCTTTGATCTTTACACTTTTTTTTAGGAATCATTGGCACAACATGCAGATCTTATCTAATATAAACAAGGAAAATGCAAAATTAAGGTAAAACCGTGTTCCAAAATCTGATATTTCAACAGAAGTTTCACTAAATGAGGCAATATGTGTCACAAATGTACAACTTCAGGGTAAAAAGTGAAATTGACTCTCTTTTTTTAACTTTCAACATTTTGGCTTCACATGATAGAATTGTTTCCAAGGCGTgtattttttttttactttcttcGCACAACAAATTCATGCACCAGTAGCCGATGATGCCTTGTAAAGTCAACATGGATTACAACAAGAAGCCAATGGCAAAGCCTGTCTTATCTTAAGCTTGCCATATAGCCTAGAGAAGACAATAAAAATAAAATGTAGAATGGTTATCTCTTATTCTTATCTCTAATAACAAGACCCTCCTAAAAGTATGGTGAGACCACATTGTTGGTAAGAGATcgtctcttaattaagagaaggtGAGTCTTTTCTGCTGATTTCTCTTTCCTTCACCTCAACTAAGATGGTATCGTAGTACATGTGCTAACCTTTTGGCGGGCATTGCCGACTTCTGCATGAAGACCCATAGGAAGGTAAGTCGTTATCCTTACCCTGCGCTGGAGCGATGACTGCTCGTCTGTTTGAACTGATGGCCAAACATATTGTATGGTGCACTACTGTCTACTGTCAGATTGGAGGCAAAAGGTTCTAGAATTTGGCAACCAATTGGATACCAAGACGGCTAATAAGAGGACAATCATGTTTAGCCTGTACAGCTTCTGAATGGCATTGCTTAAGCAGCTCAGGCACCAACTATTCAGAGAGAACATCTGTTTTCTTCATGTAGATACATTTTGGTATCAACACTGAAAGTAATCTGCCAAATTTTGTGGTTTATCTCTGTAACGCGAGAAGTCATGCAATCTAATGCTCAGCCAGACCACCTTGGTGAAAAGAaagtgaaaaaaagaaagaaaaaaaaacgtgtTTCAGTTCTGAATCTATTCAACGTTGCTATTTTTGTAATTTGCTGAGACCATTTCCACAAGCTTGTCATGAAGAGCACCGTTTGTCGCCAGAACACCACCCGAAGGATAGATGATTCTATGCCCGGTTAGGTCAGCTCCAAAATCCAATGGTTTCCCGCTCCAATCACATGTCTGTCAGTTTTATCAATTTAGAGACTCATAAGTATAGCTATAATGTTAAGAATCAATAGACAAATGGACATTTCTTGTATCCCTGGCCTAGCAAACGTGACATACCTGACCTCCAGCTTCCTCAACACAAATTACCCCAACAGCATGATCCCAAGCCTATGTGAATAGCCGGAGAAGAAAGGATCAGTACAAGTGCAAACTAAGCCAGCAAGCTGTCTAACTTGTCACACAGTACAACGGAAAATTCAAGCAAGAGGTCACCTTGAGTAGTTTTTCCGCCCGTGCTAGGAGGATAAAAACTGACATTCTCCCACAAGCTACCAAGAGATACTTGGACAAGCTAAAAAAGCAGCAACAATAAGGTCAGATCACGGTAAATCATGTATTAACAAATCGATACGATATTAGTCTAAGATAGTCACTACCAACCTAAGATAGATATTTTCTAGGAAAACTAAAAGCAATAAGGTAGCAGGGcagcaaaagaaagaaaaaggatggCTCCATTTCAGATTATGCTAACAACCTAGTAGTGAATAACATCTTTTTGAAATATCCATTGAGAACTTGTTAGGATGGCGATAAAATAACTGCCAATCCTTAAAAAGCCTTGTGCTGATTCACTAGGACCATGTTTAAATTGGTTAGGAAGGTAAACTAGAATGCGTGGATTGTCACGAGGAAACTGCAACATACCTTCCACCGCAAGAATTTTGGAGAAGAATCTTGTTCTCATCTCTCGGCTCAGATTCATCCATTGTCGAGCTGAAGTGGGCAGATAATGGCATCATATCCCAAGTATGGCTATCAACAATGCAGAAGCGTGCCATCTGTGCAACTGAACAGGGATCAACAGAGCATCTCTTCCAAACATCCGGTGCCGTTGTCAATTGGCCAATCTCAGCAGACATGGGCCTAGACCAAGTACCACAGCCTACATGAGACACCATAAGGATGCCATGGCCAGGACAAGCCGCAATACTTTCATCTTCCGTGTCGCCTACGGTAGTCTCGGTCAAATTTGGGCATCCCATCACTCCTACTGCTAACTTTCCATCCACCACAAGAGCCAAACCCACCTAAGGACCAAGCCAAAAAGCTTCATATTGGAAGAAAGAGAGTAAGAAAACAAAGTGACTAAGATCTAATGTTAGAAAACCACTGAGGAATAAATCCTTATCGAACAGTGACCAGATAGGAGGAAACATACTTCGTATTCAGACATGCAAAACTGCTGGATTTTGATACTGAACGATGAGTCAAAAGGAAATGTGCCTCATAATTTTTTTGCATATGTGTTCTTACCCTTGGTTAATCAATGATTTATTTGAATGAAAGACTAGGTATAAACGTCAAGCTACAAACCTCAAAAGTATGACAAACCACATAATGCTGATTATTGCTTTTGATGCATGCATCCGAATTACCAATGCTACAGGTAGTGGCTGACCaaagtatgtggtcgctactcactccgacggatgcCAGGGGGCGTATGGTTACTGGGTCTATCCGGTGAGAGACGGTAGCACgggctatcttcaaccggtttggatggcggtcatgtaataggataggtgtttagttTCCTATCTTCTATATGCCAGTCGGTTgtggctttttttttcttttctgtttttgctCTTTGTGAGCTTTGTTTACCTTTTAGACCTGAAGACTTTGTTGAACCTTTTACTTGTTTAATACGCCGCATGCATCgatttgatgcagaggccggggataacCTCCTTTTCGAAGAAAAAAAAGGTAGTGGCTGACCAAAGTATTGGAACAAACTACACAAATAGTGTCGATACAGATAAATATAGGACAAACCCAGTGCTAGAAGTTCCCACACCAGGTGGGTCCGGGGAAGGCGAAGGATTATATGAGGTAAGCCTTACCCTTGCATGGTGCAACGCAGAGATGCCGCATCGAACCCAAGACcacttggcacaagtggggagtaCTTCACCACTGCCCCAGGCCTGTCCATAGTGTCGATACAGATAGGCCTGGGCGTTCGGTTGCACCGAACCGCTCGGTTCGGTTTCTCGGGCTATTAAGGAATTCGGTTTCGTGCTAATGATGACCGATCGGTGTTCTagaaagggtctgtctaggacacatctatttttttgtccactctgtttgtggtctatttttttgtcctagttttttttttgtttcttgttgctgcattatatatttgtgggagcttagatgtgacatttttaaaaaacatctagatgtgaattagacaaactgttcTGGAAAATATCTAACCGAGCGTTCGGTCAACCGATGAATTCGGTTCGGTCTCGATCTTAACCGAAGTTATCGATGTTCTGCAGCTCGCACTCTCTATCCAGATCGAAGCCGCTGACTCACCTACTGCCAGAGGAAAGCAGAAGAGGCGACTGGCGCTGAGAATAGAGATGAGATGGCGTCGCCGCGTCGGCCGCcgggatggagagagagagggtcaTGCTGCCACCCGCTGGAATggggagatagagaggagatggcgtGGTCCGCCGTGATAGAGGGAGCGACGACATGGAATCTGGTGGCGGCTGCCGATCCACCTTCGCTGGTTGCTGGGGGAAAAGCAGGGCGGCTAGGTTGTTGCCGAGTGGGGATATCCAGATATGTGTGGTCGATGCATGTGGGCCGAGGCAGAGAGCTACGGGGGGATTAGCAAACGTGAATACATAGTCATGCATTGCGTTGGGCCTTCTACAATTTTTGGCCCATATCACGTTTATTCGGTCTGTTCGGTGTTTTCGGTTACGTGATGCCTAAAACCGAGTTGACCGAGATAAATTCGGTTTTGCAGAAGTCATCACCGAAGTTCTGGCCGAAATAATCGGTTCTGGTCTATTCGGTCTTGGTCCCGGTTATTTCGGTTCGGTAGTTCGGTCAACGGTTAATATGCCCACCCCTAGATACAGATAATCCCACAAAAGTAAGCATGGTCAACACGAATGTGGCTACCAAGAAAGACCCATGAGTCCCATGCTTGTTCGATGGGGAAAACATTTTTTGTGCATGCATGAATGTGCAGCCCATAACGAAGTTGTATGCTTGTGCGGTTTTGTAGCATGCTCTAACAATGGCTGTTTTCCAGATTTCAGTAGTGACGTGATCAACAAAATCTAATCATGAGTCATAAAATGCATACAAAGAAACATACCACATACAAAGAATCCTCCCCTTTCAAGAAACCCTTGGTACCATCAATCGGGTCAAGTAGCTACAAAATTAAAGCATCATCTTTATTCACTGGAACTAACTTTTGCAGATCTGGATGTATGATTAATAAAACTTTCATAGCTTACCCAATAAGTAGCAGGATTTGAATCAAAGGAGACAGCATCCTTGCCTCCTCTGTCAATAGCTCTCAGCACATCATCATGAGTTAAAGGAGGACCGTTGTTATTCACATGTTTTGTGAAAAAACTTGAAATGGACTCAACAAGTGTATTACTCTTACTATCAGCAGTATTAGAGGACCGTATAAATGCTGAGTCCTCTTCTGCCACCAGAGGTATCGATGGGAACAGTTGTTGTAGCTCTTCGAATGGGATCATGGTAGAGGTGGCATCAGACAACGGTGCAAAGTGCATATCATATGCTGAACTGAGGAAATGAATTATGAATTACCAAAGCTGATAAGGGCCTGAACTCCAAAATCTGCAATTGTCACATGAGTTTGATCGTTCTTTTCAAGAATCTTCTCGTCACCTACAAGCATTGATGCCCTCACCTGTCAAGGCAATCAATTTAACCAGCAAAATAAGCTCAGGTTGCTCGATTATTTTCAGCGACATGTCGGAAAAACATTTAAAATTTAAGAAATCATAATTGGATGATGGATGATAAATTGGCAACTCAAAAAGTTGAACATTCGGGTTTAGTATAGTCTTTTTCCTCTGAAACCTCTGTTGTTGGTAAACCTGACTAAAACAAAATTGTTTTTCTGCTGCTAAACAAGGGTAATTTTCTGATAATGGCTAAATCGTATCTGTTCCAATCTTGTTCTAGACATGATTTCAGTTTCCTGTCACAGACATATTAAATTTGCAATGCACTATGACCTATCCTGGCTATTGGAACATTTTGAATGACTAAAGTGGTGCTCTAGACACGTTTAAAAAAAGTTTCATAAGCTGACATAATACTGAGCAGACTACATCCTGCTTCAAAATATTGGTGGTTCACTCTGTGCTATATTTTCCTGTGGCAAACTTTATGCCAGAGAAGGAACTTCGCACACGGGAAGTCTCATGGTTTTATCAAAGCTTCTCCATGTTGGCATTGCTGAAGATCAACATTATGGAGCTCCACACAAAAATGCAAATTAGTTGATGATTTGTAAAATCGCTGCTCAGCTCTGTAGCCGACTAACTAGCTGAGTTTTCAGTTCAGGAAAAAATCTACTGCAACTGAGCTTTGGAACGCCCAAAATCCGCACACACAATGCCGGAATCTGACTTTACCAAAGGACCATATCAGTTTATTAGTATTACACTACTACCGATATCACCGAACGGAGATTAGCTTAGCCCCACGCCCAAATCTGACAAGCCTCCAGTTTCTCAAACGGACACATCCAAAGGAGAGGGGACGGTCCCTGGTTTCCCTTTTTTATCTCTTAATGCCGTTTAGGCTGAACTGCTCCTCTAAGTGAGCTGCTGTATAACTGGAGATCGCGTTTTGGTTTCATGCTGGTAATGGAaccggggagggaaacctccctgttCATCTAAAAAAAAAAGGAGAGGGGACGAGTTGAACTCACATCCACGCAGAGGCGGCAGGCGCGCTCGACGGAGGCGACGGCCGCGGCGAGCTCGCGGTGGTGGGAGGCGCGGTCCGGCGGGAAGGGTAGCGCGCACACCTCATGCGCGaccggtgccgccgccgccgccctgtgcAAGAACAATAAGGGGTGAGCCAAAGAGGTGGCGGCTTGCTGTCAGAACTGACATAGTTGGGGTTAGGATAGTTCGGAGGTCGGCGAGGGCACGACCTTACGGAGAGGCGGGAGGGAGGATGCACCGGCGGGGCGATGAGCCTGCACTGCCGGACGACGAGGAGGCGGTGCGGCGGAAGCGAGGGGTGGAGGAGCggcatgtgtgtgtgcgtgcgcgcgtgTGGCGGGAGCAGAACGGCCGACTCTTTTTTTGCAGGGATGCGTGTTCGCATGGACCGCCAACGCGGTACGGGATAGGGATTACGTGACGCACAGATGTTGGGCCTGCTTGTCCGAGTCTGCACCACTTCCGTCCCCTTCtgaaaaatattttttttggtCCATCTCGCTCCAGCTAAGGTACGATATGATTGTCCCTAAAAAAAAGGTACGATATGATTGTGTCCTGCTGATATCTCTACTGCTGCTATGATCAGCAAATTTTAAACCTGAATTTGCCGCTGGCCCTGACGTGGACCACTTCTTAGCCGTTGATTTCTTTCACAA from Triticum dicoccoides isolate Atlit2015 ecotype Zavitan chromosome 6A, WEW_v2.0, whole genome shotgun sequence encodes:
- the LOC119317222 gene encoding putative PAP-specific phosphatase, mitochondrial, yielding MPLLHPSLPPHRLLVVRQCRLIAPPVHPPSRLSVRAAAAAPVAHEVCALPFPPDRASHHRELAAAVASVERACRLCVDVRASMLVGDEKILEKNDQTHVTIADFGVQALISFELQQLFPSIPLVAEEDSAFIRSSNTADSKSNTLVESISSFFTKHVNNNGPPLTHDDVLRAIDRGGKDAVSFDSNPATYWLLDPIDGTKGFLKGEDSLYVVGLALVVDGKLAVGVMGCPNLTETTVGDTEDESIAACPGHGILMVSHVGCGTWSRPMSAEIGQLTTAPDVWKRCSVDPCSVAQMARFCIVDSHTWDMMPLSAHFSSTMDESEPRDENKILLQNSCGGSLSKYLLVACGRMSVFILLARAEKLLKAWDHAVGVICVEEAGGQTCDWSGKPLDFGADLTGHRIIYPSGGVLATNGALHDKLVEMVSANYKNSNVE
- the LOC119317221 gene encoding E2F-associated phosphoprotein-like, giving the protein MEPEVSKEAEKQPMEAEAGDPADPRDLVSSDDEIDYSVEPEFYDPAVDDVDERWAHKQRKGRTSDAVLSCPACFTTLCLDSQRHEKYVNQYRAMFVCNCKVKTDQILREGKGKRKNRKVTAVDSATPEVANKGPVYHPVCCEICSTEVGVFDEDEVYHFFNVIPSNS
- the LOC119315902 gene encoding uncharacterized protein LOC119315902 — translated: MADHRESPDTRSSIPDDLIPEIISRLPARAVLRSRAICKLWRSIIDDDRFPHAHRRHQPHMPLLRLYRDDSLASPELNPPYLRVRIEGIDLRARASQPVLRFAVAQEHKHAVESEEKRPRRDRNFRHIDPATLWHPSAFDVHGSCDGVLLISHGWSIYAYNPATRCWADLPENGSIVIGFYVHRPSGNFHILLSHRLCRAEHWVFTMGHKVVQRRIASPDFLSDQNTIRPACESPPALVSGNLHWLPQSFQSDRQLLVFDTVSETFRWMSPSDVDADGRALLELEGMLTMTVRGERTVQLWVMPNYEQPAWFCKLQFSLSVDHIDRFSGVAVVSLEGDVLVHGERCVLQCDSKGRVQKHHKLDCHRTVAMPHLFKENLVRHGCLDCPQPKAGWRGRERPPFFRDMRDGCYYRT